From Rhodamnia argentea isolate NSW1041297 chromosome 10, ASM2092103v1, whole genome shotgun sequence, a single genomic window includes:
- the LOC115747631 gene encoding B-cell receptor-associated protein 31 encodes MIQLLYTVILAEMALILTLLFKTPLRKLVIMALDRVKRGRGPVVVKTVAGTVLAVLGSSLYSMVKIQRRTVEAGAVNPTDQVLMSKHMLEASLMGFVLFLSLMIDRLHHYIRELRLLRKTMEAAKKQSRGIDEGKNGSAEEVKGLKEEIAILRTKVKKLENEYETKDREAKKAEAEAEALKKQSEGLLLEYDRLLADNQSLRSQLESIDLSLSNSDGKKNT; translated from the exons ATGATCCAGCTTCTGTACACCGTGATCCTCGCCGAAATGGCGCTGATCCTGACCCTCCTGTTCAAGACCCCTCTGCGGAAGCTGGTGATCATGGCCTTGGATCGGGTCAAGCGGGGGAGAGGGCCGGTTGTGGTGAAGACGGTGGCCGGGACGGTGCTCGCCGTGCTCGGGTCGAGCCTGTACAGCATGGTGAAGATCCAGCGGCGCACGGTCGAGGCCGGGGCTGTCAATCCCACCGACCAGGTCCTCATGTCCAAGCACATGCTCGAGGCCTCTCTCATGG GATTTGTGCTATTTCTGTCTTTGATGATTGATAGATTGCACCATTACATAAGAGAACTTCGTTTGCTCAGAAAGACCATGGAGGCAGCCAAGAAACAGAGTCGAGGCATTGATGAGGGAAAAAATGGCAGTGCAGAGGAGGTCAAAGGCTTGAAGGAAGAGATTGCCATCCTGAGgacaaaagtgaagaagctggaGAATGAATACGAGACAAAAGACAGAGAAGCCAAGAAAGCTGAAGCTGAAGCCGAGGCTCTGAAGAAACAATCTGAAGGCTTGCTCCTTGAGTATGACCGCCTGCTTGCAGACAACCAAAGTCTTCGAAGTCAGTTGGAGTCTATTGATCTCTCCTTGTCCAATTCTGATGGCAAGAAGAACACCTAA